One Ranitomeya imitator isolate aRanImi1 chromosome 4, aRanImi1.pri, whole genome shotgun sequence genomic window, AGGTTGTGGAGGCAACATACTGTCTGTGAGGGTATTGCTTTGTGTGTCAGTTCGAATCTTACAGTAGTCTATCACAGTATATCAAATTAAATGCCCACCCTGTATAACTCATATCCTATCTTCTATTGTATAACTCCCTACAGATGCTTCAAACTGTCTCTGGAAATGACACCAGCACATGAGCTGCACATCAGGAGCATTACAAATTGGGTTTCCAACAGTAGAATAGTTAAGTTCAGATGAGTGCCCAGCACACAAAAAATTGCCACCCATGTTCTTATAGGCTTAGATTTTAGCAGTGTCAATAGCCTGTGGACGCTGATACGGTTGAAAATGTGGCTTATTGGAAATCAGCTCAACCGGCCAATGTGTGTAGGGTGTGGAGTCATCATGCTGTGTGGCGGTTgtggaggatcatactgtgtggaggttgTAGAGGATCATACATTGTGGGGCTgtggagtcatcatactgtgtggagtttgTGGAGGATAATACTGTGTGGGGCTGTGGAGTCCATCATGTTGTGTGgaggctgtggggtcatcatactgtgtggaggttgttgaggatcatactgtgtggagctGTGGAGTCAATCATGCTGTGTGGAGGGTgtggagtcatcatactgtgtggaggttgtggaggatcatactgtgtggggctgtGGAGTCCATCATGTTGTGTGgaggctgtggggtcatcataGTGTGTGGAGGTTgtggaggatcatactgtgtggggctgtGGAGTCAATCATGTTGTGTGGAGGTTgtggagtcatcatactgtgtggaggttgtggaggatcatactgtgtggggctgtggagtccatcatactgtgtggaggttgtggagaatcatactgtgtggtggagaatcatactgtgtggtggagaatcatactgtgtgggggatgtggaAACATCATGCTGTGTGGAAGGTGTAGAggtatcatacagtgtggggggtgTAGAGACATCATTCCTTTTTTGGAGGAGTTgtggtgacatcacactgtgtagggGACTGTGTAGGccgtcatactgtgtgggaggttgTGAAGGCAACATGCTGTGTGTGAGGGCATTGCATTGTGTGTCGGTTCAAATCTCACAGTCGTTACAGTCTACCATGTGGGTCCATTGGGAAAATTAAATGCCCACCCTGTATAACTCTTATCCTATATCTTCTATTGTATAACTCCCTACAGATGCTTCAAACTGTCTCTGGAAATGACATCAGCACATGAGCTGCACATCAGTAGCATTACAAAATGGGTTTCCAACAGTAGAATATTTAGGCGTTAAGATGAGCGCCCAGCACACAAAAAATTGCCACCCATGTGCCTATAGGCTTAGATTTTAGCAGTGTCAACAGCCTGTGgaagctgatacagttgaaagtgtgGCTTGCAGGAAATCAGGTCAACCGCCCAGAACTATAATAAAtaattacctcttcatagaaattacacaacaaacaaCACATTCCCTGAGGGTCTCCGCTCATAATGAGTAACCGCGGGACCATGTGGTAGACGAGACATATTCTCTATGGAATTCAGGTTTTCTTATTAAAACATTAGGATTCACAGAGAAGAAACTCCACACTAATCCTGGTACCTCAAAGTCACGATGTATGGCACAGGTAAGAGACACCTCTTCATACATCAGGTAAGAGACACCTCTACTGTAGATAAAAGCGCAGAACTTTCCAAGGAGAAGAAACGGATAAAACTGGGAGAGTCTCTGTTAGACTAAATTACTCAATGCCAGTCTACTGCTTAAAGGTGACAAAATGATAAGGATGTAACAAAACACTCCATAACTCAACATTGCAAGGGTGAACTATGAATCCTTTACTAAACTATCAAGATAGTAATATAGAATTATCTATTGATCTTTTCCAGGCTCAGGTTGCCTCTTTGTtcttggagttattctggaactgtAATCTTTTTCATCTTCtccccttctctactcccctcttatctcctcttcccacaatcgcatacaagatttctcgcaCGCATCACCccaactctggaactctctaccacaacatatcagactctcgcctaccatcgaaaccttcaaaaagaagctGAAGACCTTCCTCTTCTGACAAgactacaacctacagtaaccaccaatcgaccaaaccactgcatgaccagctctaccctcacctactgtatcctcacccttcccttgtagattgtgagccctcgcgggcagggtcctctctcctcctgtaccagttgtgacttgtattgttcaagattattgtacctgtttttattatgtatacccctccttacatgtaaagcacgatggaataaatggcgctataataataaataataataataacaatcttaaCTTCCACCCTTGCTTCACCAGTAAAGAAGACCATTTTTCATGGACGTTACAAACCAGACAAAAGTTACAGAATTTATGTTTTCTGGACTGACTGATAATGAGAACCTGAAATCCTTTCTCTTTGTACTCATTCTGCATGTCTACACTGTGACCGTAGTGGCCAATGTTGGCCTGGTGGCTATTGTCAGAAAAACGTTAAACCTCCAGAACCCAATGTATTACTTCCTCAGTTACCTCTCTCTGGTGGACGTCTTCTATTCATCTGCCATAACCCCTAGGATGCTTGTGGACCTtatgtgtttggagaagaccatctCCTTTGAAGGTTGTGCTCTCCAGTTCTTTTTCTATGCTGCTCTGGCAGCTACAGAGTCGTTTCTCCTTTCCACCATGTCCTATGACCGCTATGTTGCCATCTGCCATCCTCTCCATTATGTCTCCATAATGACTAAGAAGAAATGTCTGTGCCTTGTTCTTCTTTCCTTCTCCATTGGCTTCTTACAGTCGTCAGTACAGACCAGCTGTGTTTTCACTCTTCAATTTTGTGGGCCTAACTTCATTGACCACTTCTACTGTGATGCTCCTCTGGTCCTCAGACTGTCCTGCTCAGATACTTCCATCTGTGAGAAGGTCACTGTTTACACTATAGGTTCTTTAGCCATAAGCTCTTCGATAACGATCCTCATTTCATACACCCTAATTATCTTTTCAGTTCTAAACATAAGATCCACAGAAGGTAGAAGGAAAGCCTTCAGTACCTGCTCTTCACACCTCATGTGCGTCTTCATTTTCCACGGCACTGTGCTGTTCACATATATGCGTCCTCCCTCCAGCATCTTTACCGTGCGAGACAAGGTGGCTTCTATCTTCTATACAGCTGTAACACCAATGCTAAACCCCCTGATATATAGTCTGAGGAACCAACGTGTGAGAGGAATCATAATACAATCATTTTACCATATTCAAAGTCTTTCTGGTGGACTTTTTCAACTACGTAATGGGAAGGAAGGAAAAGTGTAGCCCCAACCACCTGCAACATTTCATTGATTGACAGTTCTAGTTGAGTAGGATAGTCTCCAGCCTCAAGTGGTGAGATGCACGAGCACTCAATCATTTGCTATTCTTTGTAAGTCCTAGTTAAATTCTGAAGATTGCtccatttttcatttgttttaatAAACAATTTTGTGAAGATCGAAAAATGGTATCATCGCTCCGTCTGATGTACAGGTATACTAGTGGTGTCCTCTAATATTTCATAGGAGTCTTAGAGTATCGGGGAAATGAAGATCTCTACACTGCATAGATGTTAAAGTGTGAGGCACCTTCCCCGGTCTATACTTTCATAATCTACCCATTCATATTTTATTATACTTTGGAAATCGTTTAGGTCTACATCCTCCAAAATCCTAAATAAAAGTGAGATCATCTATGGGCATTGTTAGCTAAATGGGAAATAATGGATCATATGCCAATCATAAAGCAACAGTTCAGTGGTGGGTGATGGGTAGTGGGAagaagggagagaggaaggaaGATTACAGGTCCAAGCATTACTGAAAAACAAAACCGAGAGCAGAGGAGCTCCGATATTCTTAGCCTTCCTGGACTGTTTCTGGAGAAAGGACCTTTGACGTACTCTCACAATGCATCTTTAAAATTATATATAAAACTGAGACTTTCCGGAGAGGCCAAGTTATATGGATCTGAGGTAAAAGTCCAAAAAGTACCCAACAATAAGATACATTGCTACTAGTTAGAGAGTGTAGAGATGCAAGGGTGTTTCTGCCAATTAGTACAGGTTGAGCCCAGGAGTGTTCCCTGTTATGATCCagggaccttggagcagcatgaaaactttcactggagtaggtggtaactatacggaccgcaaatcctgatcttaacaccgcaactagaagtagccgtggggtgtgcctaacaaaccctagacacctcgtcacagccggaggactagatacccctatagatagaaataccaatactaccttgcctcagagcagaaccccaaaggataggcagccccccacaaatattggctgtgagaggagaggaaagacaaacacaggcagaaaacaggatttagcacaagaggccactctagctaaaataggaaaggataggatagcgtactgtgcggtcagtattaaaacccttccaaaaatatccacagcagattgtacaaaaaattcctccatctaactaaagacgtggaacgtatatctgcaactccagagactcctacactcagagcaggaatacaatcaaaaaacaagcacacagcttgtgtgccaaagaaaaagaaatagacacttatctttgctgaattggcagctaagcaggagaagccagacagagatccaacacttcccaagaaacattgacaactggcaaggaccaatgagtcctgcaaacctaaataccccagtcagaattgcaatcagcagatacacctgtccaggactgcagcccagagacaactgcattaccacctacaaccaccggagggagcccaaaagcagaattcacaacagtacccccccttgaggaggggtcaacgaaccctcaccagagcccccaggccgatcaggacgagccagatgaaaggcacgaaccaaatcagcggcatggacatcagaggcaaaaacccaagaattatcctcctggccataaccctttcatttgacaaggtactgaagcttccgcctcgaaaaacgggaatccaaaatcttctcaacaacatattccaactccccatcaaccagcacaggggccggaggatcaacagagggaacaacgggctccacatatttccgcaataaagatctatggaagacattatggatcgcaaaagaggccggaagcgccagtcgaaaagacaccggattaataatctcagaaatcctataaggaccaataaaccgaggcttaaacttaggagaagaaactggatcgcccccagacacagggccacaagtcactcggtaccggtcctttctgctcggttatgcggttgtcacggtggctggacccggtcgtgaccctgctaaggggcgtccaataaaggtgatggcacagtctgtcaggggttcgtgacgtcacctgtggtgttcggtcaggatgaccgacgctgctgtggggtccgctggggtgatggaatggcagctggatggtataccttcccacaggtgaagtatgtccccagggcttcccagtaaggtagatggtgttggtgtgaggtgcaggcaataacaaggacacaaggttgcagtctctttacctctttactgaaggcttcaatatcctcagtcccgagcacgttcaaccgggctatcagagaccggccagtccgatgggcacatccagagtttccttcgcagatggaaatcgttgcctaccaatagcgcctgtgtgttgtagtcctaccctgctgagcattcggaatagtcctcacaactgctgctctcgttcgttcgttctctacagctttctttctctctctctcgttctttggttccagatgttactagtttctaacgtcccccagatatgttatggctaggacgccacccgtttgacgggaaggcttggaggtcttccgggaccctagagacgcccctctcccaatgttgccccctatgtcttcgtaggtgtagaaggtagacagcgaacctatgattaactgtccagcggaatttgaagtaaggcctgaagtcagttactcctacggtgatccggccaccgactacgcgcctcagtaagatgttgactTTCTctttcggcacgactcttactggctctcctttgtgctgatctcgtttacactgttccacaatatccttcctttcgtgtctctctcctggataccgccgcagggtgtgcaggtgcggttccgttacgttctgttctgttcgctaggcacctgccaggttcccacgcctgagagggacccccctgtgccttctccctgtaacaccccctgccacgggatgttgcctggttccaacccagtcagcttctgactaacttcctccccagcccctagttttaccagtgtgaggagtggcccaataaataaagcctttttctccccctagtggccggagtgtgaagtgtattgtgttctggtgatacctggtcaggagaactccatagtgccatcagacgtaccgctgctccccttagcggcagagtgccatactgcaatgaccaggtctctggggtgctgcactccccccccggttaaatccagtactcctggactgggaagaagaacaacaacatgatgcagtgaaagacatacaaaatttttgaatgctaagaacaagtaaatagaaaaggtgcttccctttatgggaggtgaggacgcttaaacgttacaaacaataacaagattaaattttttttttttaaataacatttagagtataaataactttcagtacccagccgggtattctactaagtgcaaatttttgaacaataaactaactcttcctttaagggcgtattcgctgaacccactaaaggcctaccatagaatgctacataactcaacttttctttctgttccaacttccccaatgcaggaccgcctagctccttggctgggcctactgtcattgtaccgaccatctttctacatctctcaggaggactctctctctaacccctacgggttcacttcaagatttcctgtcctcaatctttattaacattattaaactatctaaattcttcaacattattaacgtttcaacctttatcaaagtaatcatcaaacattccatttaagagggacccaagtctctggtgcagattctctttcagcaagcaagttcacagcaagcaagtccttctgcatcatgtcttcgcaaagtcttctttggcttataaaaccagtagggagcacctttaagaaggtgcaaactatttacaaagcagttctgaatcattcaccgtccatgatccggcagtctttaaaacaatgatgaacgtggtgtaacagtagaaaaacaatggaaaacaatagggatcccgggtaaacgaagggatccctaggagttaaccctggacgggttgaaggtagcagcaggaacaCAATGAACTATATACAAatctcgggg contains:
- the LOC138674895 gene encoding olfactory receptor 5AP2-like; this translates as MDVTNQTKVTEFMFSGLTDNENLKSFLFVLILHVYTVTVVANVGLVAIVRKTLNLQNPMYYFLSYLSLVDVFYSSAITPRMLVDLMCLEKTISFEGCALQFFFYAALAATESFLLSTMSYDRYVAICHPLHYVSIMTKKKCLCLVLLSFSIGFLQSSVQTSCVFTLQFCGPNFIDHFYCDAPLVLRLSCSDTSICEKVTVYTIGSLAISSSITILISYTLIIFSVLNIRSTEGRRKAFSTCSSHLMCVFIFHGTVLFTYMRPPSSIFTVRDKVASIFYTAVTPMLNPLIYSLRNQRVRGIIIQSFYHIQSLSGGLFQLRNGKEGKV